Proteins encoded in a region of the uncultured Methanobrevibacter sp. genome:
- a CDS encoding Ig-like domain repeat protein, translating into MNNKYLILMLFVLFLSVSIVSANEIDNDNGTSISVESQIENVNDINLNENNFEDSDVLQISSTQDSLQINDEEVIVVNDWVELQYYCAQTDKDYTLKLKENTNYYPLDVEDSNYQIKIKNNVKIIGNENSWIGDYSSESRRIHYIAIVVEDNEKVGFTFENVTFKWIGSTYSPRSMDGIFIQMASYKKYTNVFKNCQFSNIIVECGHSTIIHLKKGNSLFENCSFINCTSNYGVLSIYDRDSVKTTDMVVNNCYFENNYACTEPGCINNCGKLTVYNTTFIKNRSFWWAGAIHTHGGGNTTIYDSNFIENVAGWNGGALYTYSYLQIYNSVFVGNNCTTNNGGGAIGACKYQSIPHIYIVGCRFENNNNNCWALDELSTEGTGRGGAISIMDEGSIEVRETTFVANAASIGTAICAWAMEGYGSPSIIISNNSFINHTREGDTLNIRYTGIPAVVENNYFEGNSIVFSNLTITKLSEGREQATLQINASLKNPSYYDEDILDKTLYDVYIYNKYVKTVNTTVFSVDFGDLDICDVYVIPTISNRKSNEVTLTSTREYVFVSKSNGNDSNNGVSRDAPVNTIKRALELAKNCRNIILLDGDFSESGIQIDNAVSIKGESNATLTGDTSFICDSNFTLKNLKINKLSTEYFIKQNTNNLVISNCIFTNNDALLVYNNGFTSLTNSILLNNSKVVDGNINDCVLDYNWWGNEPSDLSNYVTLNLTSNLDSLENNQKANVKAVFYLNDGSKYTKLPDIDFDIIALNGVSSQSTVNIDSSFVYTLTAFDDGVLTVSYNNVNVTKSFKFLKSNPSISLETTDIMFGDNVVITVTTPIDVEGNLTVNVGNLSQTKAIQSAKSTFTFENLKADTYAIALTYTGDKKYLTKELTESVNVAKYESTTQLNLSTVNVGEDVIITVNTISTSTGNVTLSINDNVQTLTLTDSKANFTIKNIKRGDYLISAVYNGDDKYLTSQDSKFIEVDNLNVTMSIKTDDITYGDKTIVKVTLNDDATGNVIVTIDGISNQSKVDNGKAEVTFTNLDAGSNKNITVFYTGDDTYFNLTSSSTFNIVKADLTFTIFSSNIKIGQFAEIIITVPQKTSGTFTIGDDVINIPMSGEISYVIPDLEIGKYTYTATYNGNNYYTVSKTTSFTVSEYPIPQVQNEGFNTQNSHKSQYETVTNGNIAFTIPFNETLSGDLGIDSLGNVYIPTQSGIYAFNQTSQLWYFTSTAATGNLSGLAISRDVIIAPKSGDTLYFLNQTSGERWGESNIYQGSSFFAPVVDDATLYIVSEYQTTSEDYKLTIVPYKLWEKGGDPTLITIGNTQPLCSPTLNENIIVVVSDNRLRILDANSLQTLAIKSGNYLPIRPIIGEGNIVYAVLSDSVVAYNSNGVQVWKTKVTSGVGNILVLDNEQGLYHVNSRGVLYKYDLIDGSQSKFSSLKVTSGILIGANNNLYFGSNNMFYALDSEGNILWKSDLGSKIIGNPVMDASGLIYVPTENSITALTYAPLFDPDLKLSVDDIVEGEKATITITWDSQTTGIVSYNVNGEDITVDAGGAKVTKVISGLTNGYYDVSVSYLGDMRFKESTVTKTFVVRSTDDVANNIQFDGNQTFTFNLNNAQGNLTVNVAGKTYNKALINGQASITIDKLSPGDWDVVVTYSGDRQFNKANRTFSIEIPKYSVDLNEVISTENVVSRISVSLPVDATGNLTLSVGTKKYTETITAGNAVIIVDDLPEGNYSATLTYSGDNNYESVSKTVSINPAKIKVILDDTNVIVKSGAVPKVSVKLDANATGRFTVSVDGEDYSADISEELIISDLEPGNYTGTLTYSGDFRFSKASKEILFEVPKITLQFNDSNFVVSKLDDGIIVDVTLPSDARGDIMLSVNGTNYTDKLTGGVSSLKVTGLTPENYQATVTYAGSDKYEAISRVFRFSIGMVDVSFNDTTLNVKSPSPQPVVNVKFDNAVTGNITVTVNDREFFKELINGSASVELTGLNPGNYSAIVAYSGDVKYGATEKSIQFEIPKISTTLENMIVKSNITVPVISIVLPFDATGNITVVVSGKSYTKELINGNATVDVEALAPGSYNATVTYSGDGKYDSSTKIVNVIVSKVAVELNNDTLVVDGKNGSSSVSIDLPADATGTLTVAVGGKRFSENIVDGKASVDVGGLAPGSYNATVTYSGDSKYDSITKTIEVNVAKVVTELNNNTLVIDSQNVSSGVSINLPEDATGTLTVTVDGKTYTENLVNGKATVNIPELADGEYNMTVTYSGDGKYEGMTKTTLINVTNAVVDNSTNTTVDNSTNASVKVDPVLVISADDVNAGESAVINVITSVKTGKLVVNVDNKDYELVISNGESSVDISDLAVGNYTVVARFAGDDKFNEVTNSTRFSVLKVNVPVTNETISIPESDATEYSVSLPSDATGTLTVTVDGKDYSETLVNGKATVNIPELSEGSHNITVSYSGDSKYSPIIKSSVVVKNPANSTGGNNTGNATDDNNSTSGNNTNQSVSIPDEALSIPESGSDYSISLPSDATGTLTVTVEGVSYTQKLVNGKATVSIPELSEGSHNITVTYSGDGKYASFTKSSVVVKEHIPVIKLTASNLNMLYTSGKYFKVRLTSDGKALPNQKIKITINGKTYTKTTDKNGYASLKISLPPKAYTVKATYGNLTITKKVTVKSIISAKNINAKKSSKSIKIKVTLKKVNKKYLKNKKVTLKFNKKTFKVKTNKKGVATFTIKNSVYKKLKTNKKYTYQLIYAKDKVKKSIKFKK; encoded by the coding sequence ATGAATAATAAATATCTCATATTGATGTTATTTGTTTTATTTTTAAGTGTAAGTATTGTATCTGCAAATGAAATTGATAATGATAATGGTACATCAATAAGTGTTGAATCACAAATTGAAAATGTAAATGATATTAATTTAAATGAAAATAATTTCGAAGATTCGGATGTTCTTCAAATTTCTTCTACTCAGGATTCCCTTCAAATAAATGATGAAGAGGTTATTGTTGTAAACGACTGGGTTGAACTACAATATTACTGTGCACAAACAGACAAAGATTATACTTTAAAATTAAAGGAAAACACTAATTATTATCCTTTGGATGTTGAAGACTCAAATTACCAAATTAAAATAAAGAATAATGTAAAAATTATAGGAAATGAAAATTCATGGATAGGTGATTATTCATCTGAATCTCGAAGAATACATTATATTGCAATCGTAGTTGAGGATAATGAAAAAGTAGGATTCACTTTTGAAAATGTCACGTTTAAGTGGATAGGTTCTACATATTCTCCACGGTCTATGGATGGTATATTTATTCAAATGGCAAGTTATAAAAAATACACAAATGTTTTTAAGAATTGCCAATTTTCTAATATCATTGTTGAATGTGGGCATTCTACTATTATTCATCTCAAAAAGGGCAATTCTCTTTTTGAAAATTGTAGTTTTATTAATTGTACTAGTAATTATGGAGTTTTAAGCATTTATGATAGAGATAGTGTAAAAACTACGGATATGGTGGTTAATAATTGTTATTTTGAGAATAATTATGCATGCACAGAACCTGGTTGTATTAACAATTGTGGTAAGTTAACGGTTTATAATACTACTTTTATTAAAAATAGGTCTTTTTGGTGGGCTGGTGCAATTCATACTCATGGTGGTGGAAATACTACAATTTATGACTCTAATTTCATTGAAAATGTAGCTGGATGGAATGGGGGTGCATTATACACTTATAGTTACCTACAAATTTATAACTCTGTTTTTGTAGGCAATAATTGTACTACTAATAATGGGGGTGGTGCAATAGGTGCATGTAAATATCAATCTATTCCACACATTTATATAGTGGGTTGTAGGTTTGAGAATAATAATAATAATTGTTGGGCTTTAGACGAATTGTCTACAGAAGGTACTGGTCGTGGTGGTGCGATATCAATAATGGATGAGGGTTCTATTGAAGTTCGTGAAACTACATTTGTTGCTAATGCTGCTTCAATTGGTACTGCAATTTGTGCTTGGGCAATGGAAGGTTATGGATCTCCAAGTATCATTATTTCTAATAATTCATTTATTAATCATACTCGTGAAGGTGATACATTAAATATACGTTATACTGGAATACCTGCAGTTGTAGAAAATAATTATTTTGAAGGCAATTCTATTGTATTTTCAAATTTAACTATCACTAAATTAAGTGAAGGTAGAGAACAGGCAACATTACAAATTAATGCTTCTTTAAAAAATCCATCGTATTATGATGAAGATATCTTAGATAAAACATTGTATGATGTTTACATATACAATAAGTATGTAAAGACTGTAAATACAACTGTTTTTTCTGTTGATTTTGGTGATTTGGATATTTGTGATGTTTATGTCATTCCAACTATTTCAAATAGAAAATCCAATGAAGTTACTTTAACAAGTACTCGTGAATATGTTTTTGTTTCTAAGAGTAATGGAAATGATTCTAACAATGGAGTTTCAAGAGATGCTCCAGTTAACACAATCAAACGTGCTCTAGAACTTGCTAAGAATTGTCGAAATATTATTTTGTTAGATGGTGATTTTTCAGAAAGTGGTATTCAAATTGATAATGCAGTTTCTATTAAAGGTGAAAGCAATGCCACTTTAACTGGTGATACCTCATTTATTTGTGATTCAAATTTCACTTTAAAGAACTTAAAAATCAATAAGTTAAGCACTGAGTATTTCATCAAGCAAAATACTAACAATTTAGTTATTTCTAACTGTATTTTCACTAACAACGATGCACTTTTAGTTTATAATAATGGATTTACTTCTTTAACAAATTCCATATTATTAAACAATTCTAAAGTAGTTGATGGTAACATTAATGATTGTGTTTTGGATTATAACTGGTGGGGCAATGAACCTTCAGATTTAAGTAATTATGTTACTTTAAATCTAACTTCAAACTTGGATTCTTTGGAGAATAATCAAAAAGCAAACGTTAAAGCTGTATTCTATTTGAATGATGGAAGCAAATACACTAAATTACCTGATATCGATTTTGACATCATTGCCTTGAATGGTGTTTCAAGCCAAAGTACTGTCAATATTGATTCCAGTTTTGTCTATACTTTAACTGCTTTTGATGATGGTGTTTTAACAGTCAGTTATAATAATGTTAATGTCACCAAGTCTTTTAAGTTTTTAAAGTCCAATCCAAGCATTTCATTAGAGACAACTGATATTATGTTTGGTGATAATGTAGTTATCACAGTCACAACCCCTATTGATGTGGAAGGCAATCTGACTGTTAATGTTGGAAACCTTTCACAGACTAAAGCAATCCAATCTGCAAAATCCACTTTTACATTTGAAAACCTAAAAGCAGACACATACGCTATTGCTTTAACATACACTGGTGATAAGAAATACTTAACAAAAGAGTTAACTGAATCTGTTAATGTAGCTAAGTATGAATCTACCACTCAGTTAAATCTCAGCACTGTTAATGTTGGTGAAGACGTTATTATAACAGTTAATACAATATCAACTTCAACTGGTAATGTTACTTTATCAATTAATGATAACGTTCAAACTTTAACATTAACTGATTCCAAGGCAAATTTCACTATTAAAAACATCAAAAGAGGAGATTATCTCATTAGTGCAGTTTATAATGGGGATGATAAGTATTTGACAAGTCAAGACTCCAAGTTCATTGAAGTGGATAATCTAAATGTTACAATGTCCATTAAAACAGATGATATTACTTATGGTGATAAAACAATTGTTAAAGTCACTTTAAATGATGATGCTACAGGTAATGTCATAGTAACTATTGATGGCATATCTAACCAGTCTAAGGTAGATAATGGTAAAGCTGAAGTTACTTTCACTAATCTTGATGCAGGATCCAATAAAAACATCACTGTGTTCTACACAGGTGATGATACATACTTCAACTTAACCAGCTCAAGCACTTTCAATATTGTTAAGGCGGATTTGACATTTACTATCTTTTCAAGTAATATCAAAATCGGTCAGTTTGCTGAAATTATTATTACTGTTCCGCAAAAAACATCCGGTACTTTCACAATAGGTGATGATGTAATCAATATCCCAATGTCTGGTGAAATTTCATATGTAATCCCTGATTTGGAAATCGGAAAATACACATACACTGCAACATACAACGGTAACAATTACTACACAGTATCTAAAACTACAAGTTTCACTGTTAGTGAGTATCCGATTCCACAAGTGCAAAATGAAGGTTTCAACACCCAAAACTCTCATAAATCACAGTATGAAACAGTAACTAATGGAAATATAGCTTTCACAATTCCATTCAACGAAACTTTATCAGGAGATTTAGGGATTGATAGTTTAGGAAATGTTTACATACCAACTCAATCAGGTATCTATGCATTCAATCAGACCAGTCAGTTGTGGTATTTCACATCCACTGCAGCTACAGGTAATCTTTCAGGGCTTGCAATCAGCAGGGATGTTATAATTGCTCCAAAATCTGGTGACACATTATACTTCCTCAATCAGACTTCCGGTGAGAGATGGGGTGAATCCAATATCTATCAGGGTTCAAGTTTCTTTGCACCAGTAGTTGATGATGCTACATTATACATTGTAAGTGAGTATCAAACTACTTCTGAAGACTATAAGCTGACAATTGTTCCATATAAGTTGTGGGAGAAAGGCGGTGACCCAACATTAATAACCATAGGTAACACACAACCGTTATGTTCTCCAACCTTAAACGAGAACATTATTGTAGTTGTTTCAGACAACAGATTAAGAATCCTCGATGCTAACTCATTGCAGACTCTTGCAATAAAATCAGGAAATTATTTGCCTATACGACCAATTATTGGGGAAGGCAATATTGTTTATGCTGTTTTAAGTGACAGTGTTGTTGCTTATAACAGTAATGGTGTACAGGTCTGGAAAACCAAGGTCACTAGTGGTGTTGGAAATATATTAGTGTTGGATAATGAACAGGGATTATATCATGTTAATTCCAGAGGAGTTCTTTATAAGTATGATTTGATTGATGGCAGCCAGTCCAAATTCTCCAGTTTAAAAGTAACTTCAGGAATCTTAATTGGTGCCAATAACAATCTATACTTTGGTTCTAACAATATGTTCTATGCATTGGATAGTGAAGGTAACATATTATGGAAGTCTGATTTAGGTTCTAAAATCATCGGTAATCCGGTCATGGATGCTTCCGGTCTGATTTATGTTCCAACCGAAAACAGTATAACTGCACTAACATATGCTCCTTTATTTGATCCTGATTTGAAGCTCAGTGTTGATGATATTGTTGAAGGTGAAAAGGCAACAATCACAATCACATGGGACAGTCAAACTACTGGTATTGTATCATACAATGTAAACGGCGAAGACATTACAGTCGATGCTGGGGGTGCTAAAGTCACTAAAGTAATTTCCGGTTTGACTAATGGTTACTATGACGTTAGTGTATCTTATCTTGGTGATATGAGATTTAAAGAAAGTACTGTGACTAAAACTTTTGTTGTAAGGTCAACTGATGATGTTGCAAACAACATCCAGTTCGACGGCAATCAAACATTCACATTCAACCTAAACAATGCGCAAGGTAATCTTACAGTCAATGTTGCAGGTAAAACATACAATAAAGCATTAATAAATGGTCAGGCCAGCATTACTATTGATAAGTTGTCTCCTGGTGACTGGGATGTTGTAGTAACATATTCCGGTGACAGGCAGTTCAACAAGGCAAACCGTACATTCAGTATTGAAATTCCTAAATACAGCGTTGATTTAAATGAGGTTATCTCTACTGAAAATGTTGTCTCAAGAATTTCAGTTTCACTTCCAGTTGATGCAACAGGTAACTTAACCTTGTCTGTAGGTACCAAAAAGTACACAGAAACAATAACTGCAGGTAATGCCGTAATCATTGTTGATGATTTGCCTGAAGGAAATTACTCTGCAACACTCACATATTCCGGTGATAATAATTATGAAAGTGTTTCTAAAACAGTCAGCATTAATCCGGCTAAAATTAAAGTAATCTTGGATGACACCAATGTTATTGTCAAGTCAGGCGCAGTACCTAAAGTTTCAGTTAAGCTGGACGCTAATGCTACTGGCAGGTTCACTGTATCTGTCGACGGTGAGGATTACTCTGCAGACATTTCAGAGGAGTTAATCATTTCTGATTTGGAACCTGGAAACTACACAGGAACACTAACTTACAGTGGTGATTTCAGATTTTCCAAGGCTTCTAAAGAAATCCTATTTGAAGTTCCAAAAATCACCTTGCAGTTCAACGACTCCAATTTCGTTGTCTCCAAACTCGATGATGGAATCATAGTTGATGTAACGTTGCCGAGTGATGCCCGTGGTGACATTATGCTTTCTGTAAACGGCACCAATTACACAGATAAATTAACTGGCGGTGTTTCATCTCTCAAAGTCACCGGTCTGACTCCTGAAAACTATCAGGCAACAGTAACATATGCTGGCAGTGACAAATACGAAGCGATAAGTAGGGTTTTCAGATTCTCAATTGGAATGGTTGATGTCAGCTTCAATGACACTACATTAAACGTCAAATCTCCAAGTCCTCAACCTGTTGTCAACGTAAAATTCGACAATGCAGTTACAGGTAACATTACAGTAACAGTGAACGATAGGGAATTTTTTAAAGAATTGATTAACGGCAGTGCTTCTGTTGAACTCACAGGTTTGAATCCTGGCAATTACAGTGCAATCGTTGCCTATTCTGGTGATGTGAAGTATGGTGCAACCGAAAAGTCAATCCAATTTGAAATTCCAAAAATCAGCACTACACTGGAAAACATGATTGTCAAATCCAACATTACAGTTCCGGTCATATCTATTGTATTGCCATTTGATGCAACAGGTAATATAACAGTGGTTGTTTCAGGTAAATCCTATACAAAAGAGTTAATCAATGGTAATGCTACTGTTGATGTGGAGGCTTTGGCTCCTGGAAGTTACAATGCTACCGTCACATACTCTGGTGATGGCAAATATGATTCATCAACCAAAATCGTAAACGTTATTGTTTCTAAAGTTGCTGTTGAATTGAATAATGACACTTTGGTTGTTGACGGTAAAAATGGCTCTTCAAGTGTGAGCATTGATTTGCCTGCTGATGCAACAGGTACTTTAACAGTTGCTGTTGGTGGAAAAAGATTTTCTGAAAACATTGTTGATGGTAAGGCTAGTGTTGATGTGGGTGGTTTGGCTCCTGGAAGCTACAATGCAACTGTCACATACTCAGGAGACAGCAAATACGATTCAATTACAAAAACAATTGAAGTTAATGTTGCCAAAGTCGTAACTGAGCTAAACAATAATACTTTGGTTATTGACAGTCAAAATGTTTCATCTGGTGTAAGCATTAATCTGCCTGAAGATGCAACTGGTACTTTAACAGTCACTGTTGACGGTAAAACCTACACTGAAAATCTGGTAAATGGTAAGGCAACCGTTAACATTCCAGAATTGGCCGATGGTGAGTATAACATGACAGTTACCTACTCTGGTGACGGCAAATATGAAGGAATGACTAAAACAACACTGATCAATGTAACTAATGCTGTTGTGGATAATTCCACAAACACTACTGTGGACAATTCAACCAATGCATCTGTTAAAGTTGATCCTGTTTTGGTCATAAGTGCAGATGATGTTAATGCAGGTGAAAGTGCAGTTATTAATGTTATTACCTCTGTTAAAACAGGTAAATTAGTTGTTAATGTGGATAATAAGGATTATGAGCTTGTTATCAGTAATGGTGAATCTAGTGTGGATATTTCTGATTTGGCTGTTGGTAACTACACTGTAGTCGCTAGATTTGCCGGTGATGACAAGTTCAATGAGGTTACTAATTCAACCAGATTCAGTGTTTTAAAGGTCAATGTTCCAGTTACCAATGAAACAATCAGCATTCCTGAAAGTGACGCTACTGAATATAGTGTTTCACTTCCATCTGACGCTACTGGTACTCTAACAGTTACTGTTGATGGTAAAGATTATAGCGAAACTTTAGTAAATGGTAAAGCCACAGTAAATATTCCTGAATTGAGTGAAGGTTCTCACAACATTACTGTTTCATATTCTGGTGACAGCAAATATTCACCAATCATTAAATCCAGTGTTGTTGTTAAAAATCCTGCAAACTCTACTGGTGGAAATAATACTGGAAATGCAACTGATGATAATAACTCCACTTCAGGAAATAACACTAATCAGTCCGTCAGCATTCCTGATGAGGCATTAAGCATTCCTGAAAGCGGAAGTGATTACAGCATTTCACTTCCAAGTGATGCTACTGGTACTTTGACTGTTACTGTTGAGGGTGTTTCATACACTCAAAAATTAGTCAATGGTAAGGCAACTGTTAGCATTCCTGAATTATCAGAGGGCTCTCACAACATTACAGTTACTTACTCAGGTGATGGCAAATATGCTTCATTCACCAAGTCAAGTGTTGTTGTTAAAGAGCACATTCCGGTAATCAAGCTCACTGCTTCCAACCTAAACATGCTCTACACTTCAGGTAAATACTTCAAAGTCAGATTGACTAGTGACGGTAAAGCTTTACCAAATCAGAAGATTAAAATCACAATCAACGGTAAGACCTACACTAAGACCACTGATAAGAACGGTTATGCTTCACTTAAAATCAGTCTTCCTCCAAAAGCATACACTGTAAAAGCAACCTACGGTAATTTAACAATTACTAAAAAGGTTACCGTCAAAAGCATAATCTCAGCTAAAAACATCAACGCCAAAAAGTCTTCAAAGTCAATCAAAATCAAAGTTACATTGAAAAAGGTTAACAAGAAATACCTGAAAAACAAAAAAGTCACTTTGAAGTTCAACAAGAAGACTTTCAAGGTTAAAACCAACAAAAAGGGTGTAGCAACTTTCACTATCAAAAACAGTGTCTACAAAAAGCTCAAAACAAACAAAAAGTACACCTACCAATTGATCTATGCTAAGGACAAGGTGAAAAAATCAATAAAATTTAAAAAATGA